The following nucleotide sequence is from Natronomonas pharaonis DSM 2160.
TCCGAATTCACCGCGACATCGACCCGGACGACATCAAACACGTCACCGTCAAGCAAGAGGCGACGGGTGCGTGGTATACGTCGTTCAGCATAGACCGAGACGAACCAGAGAAACCAGACCCCGAAGACATCGATCCCGAAGATACAGTGGGCCTTGACCTCGGCGTCCTCAACTTCATCCACGATTCGGACGGGCGGTCAATCAACCGTCTCGGCCTGTCTGACGACCGCGAACGCCTCGAACGCGAGCACCGGTCGCTCTCCCGCAAGGAATACGAGTCGAACAACTGGGAAAAGCAGCGCCAGCGCGTCGCAGAGGTCCACATGGATATGCGGAACAAGAAACGCGATTACAAGCACAAACTCGCCCACGCGTACACGACCGAGTACGACGCCGTGTTCGTCGAGGACTTGGACGTGAAGCCGATGCTGGAAGATGATGGGAATGCCCGAAACAAAGCCGAGGTGGGCTGGCGCGACTTCATCCGTATTCTCAAGCATCACGGGCGGAAACACGGCTGTCATGTGGTCGAAGTCGAACCAGCGGGGACGACGAAAGAGTGTGCCTCGTGTGGGGTGGAGACGGCGAAGCCATTGTGGGTTCGCGAACACTCGTGTCCCGCGTGTGGCTTTGAGTTGGGCCGGGATTTCAACGCGTCGCTAAACGTTCTTTCTCGCGGTCTCGCCAAGCTAGGAGTGGGTCACTCCGAAGCGACAACGCCTGCGGAGACTGCGACCGCTGTGGACTCGGTTTCCGTGTCTGCAAGTCGCGTCGTTGAATCAGGAAGCCCCTGCCTCAAGGAGCCTGCGAAGCAGGCGAGTAGGCAGGGGTAGTTCACACACCGACGCTGGGGGCGTACTGTATCAACGAACGGTCGAGGACTCGGAGAACCGGGTCGCGGCTCTGGACGGACGCGTGTTTATTTCCGAACACTACTGGGAAGCGTACGACATCGAACGGGTGTGAGCAGCCCTCGTCGGTCGAAACCCCGCGAACCGGGCGGTGTTGTAGTCGCTCCCGACCGTTGGATGGCTCTGGTGGGCGCTCCCGCATCTGTACACGATAAATAGGTAGTTAGCTCAGAAGTTCACTTTGGTTCGAACACGTACATACGGTACTCAAACCGGTAGGGCTCGCTGTACTCCTCCGGAGCTGGTGGTGGAGACGCCCCATCGACGTCGGCTGCAGCCGATTCAATCGGATTCTCATCAATCATTTGCGGGACGTGCCAAACACTGTTCGTCGTATCCATACTGAGTTTTTCGGCAGGGCCTTTGGTCGCCACCTCATCAGCGGGGAGTCATCACCGTATCTTCCCGCGAATGACTGCCGAGATGCCTTCGCTCACCAGCACAACAACGAGAATCGCAATGAGAATCGTGAGCGCAGCGTCCCACCGGAAGAAATCCAGTACCGCAAACAGCTCCGTACCGATGCCCCCTGCGCCAACAAAGCCGAGAACCGTTGATGAGCGAACGTTGATATCCCATCGGTGGGTCGTGATGCCGACGACGGCGGGGGTGATTTGCGGCACAATTCCGTACACCATAACGTCGACAGCGTTACCGCCGGTTGCTCGAATTGCCTCCGGCTGTCGAGGTTGGATTTCCTCGATCGCTTCCGCGAGCAACTTGCCGATAAACCCAATAGAGCGTACGGCGATGGCGACCACCCCCGCCAGTGGGCCGGGGCCGAAAATCACGACGAAAAGTAGCGCCCAGATAATCACGCTGACCGAACGCGTTGCCGTTACCACGAACTTGCCGAGCAGATACGTCAGCCGGTTCGGTGAGGTGTTCTCGGCTGCGAGATAGGCGATTGGAACCGACAGCACAACTGACAGACCGGTTCCAAGGACTGCGATGTTGACCGTTTCAATCATCGGGCCGACGATCTCGTAGCTGTATGCCGCATCAGGCGGATACATCCGGACGAGGAGGTCTTCCACCTCAGCCGGGGCTGACCGAACGAAATCATACCGTACCTCAAGCGTCTGCCATGCCCACGCGAAGACGACCAGCGTGAGTAATAGCCCGACAAACCGAGCGAGTCGCTGTCGGCGCGTACGGTATTCCCAGTGCGGCGGCTCGCTCATTATTGTATCCGCCTCCGGACCGTTGAGCTGATGATCTCGCCGGCCATCACGATGGCGATGATGCTGATGATGATGGCCATCGAGAAGCCGTAATCAAACCGTTCGAAAGAGGTCAAAAGCACTTGACCGAGACCGCCTGCGCCGACAATGCCGATGATGCTGGCCGACCGGATATTGATGTCCCACCGGTAAATCGCGAGCCCGACCATCCGTGGCAGTACCTGCGGCAGAAACCCATACAGTATAACGTCCATCCGGCTGCCGCCGGTCGCGCGGATCGCATCGATCTGTCCTTGGTCGATATCCTCAAGCTCGTCTGCCAGCAGTTTCGAATAAAATCCGACGGTTGTGAAAACGAGGGTGACAACGCCCGCAAACGGACCGAACCCGAATGCCTTGACAGCGATAATCGCAAATACGAGTCCGTGGAAGGCCCGCGAAAACGTGATCATCCCACGGCCGAGAAGATAGCTCAGCAGCGGTGAGACGTTCCGAGCAGCCAGAAACCCGATCGGTATCGAGATAGCGACGCCGATAATTGTCGCAACGACCGACATAGCAAGCGTCTCAATAGTCCCAGAGATGATCACCGAAATTTCATG
It contains:
- a CDS encoding RNA-guided endonuclease InsQ/TnpB family protein; protein product: MDYSPRFRLLPTSRQRELLGWQRDTVRQVYNHALYRLDQLPERADQTVRQRVWSVRDELPDWKTKWEEWSSVYSTVLQAAVERIYHSITGLAQQRDNGHKIGDLNWKKPREFQSFTYRQRGFELDNKSGPEGRGLLTLKKVRGKTLEIPIRIHRDIDPDDIKHVTVKQEATGAWYTSFSIDRDEPEKPDPEDIDPEDTVGLDLGVLNFIHDSDGRSINRLGLSDDRERLEREHRSLSRKEYESNNWEKQRQRVAEVHMDMRNKKRDYKHKLAHAYTTEYDAVFVEDLDVKPMLEDDGNARNKAEVGWRDFIRILKHHGRKHGCHVVEVEPAGTTKECASCGVETAKPLWVREHSCPACGFELGRDFNASLNVLSRGLAKLGVGHSEATTPAETATAVDSVSVSASRVVESGSPCLKEPAKQASRQG
- the phnE gene encoding phosphonate ABC transporter, permease protein PhnE; protein product: MSEPPHWEYRTRRQRLARFVGLLLTLVVFAWAWQTLEVRYDFVRSAPAEVEDLLVRMYPPDAAYSYEIVGPMIETVNIAVLGTGLSVVLSVPIAYLAAENTSPNRLTYLLGKFVVTATRSVSVIIWALLFVVIFGPGPLAGVVAIAVRSIGFIGKLLAEAIEEIQPRQPEAIRATGGNAVDVMVYGIVPQITPAVVGITTHRWDINVRSSTVLGFVGAGGIGTELFAVLDFFRWDAALTILIAILVVVLVSEGISAVIRGKIR
- the phnE gene encoding phosphonate ABC transporter, permease protein PhnE gives rise to the protein MTADTGHDDPDGRTWQRPTVFGSQLIKYAVYLLVVVFFAWNVFQLRISLDRLLLGFSEGQTLLTRMLTLEGVGRHEISVIISGTIETLAMSVVATIIGVAISIPIGFLAARNVSPLLSYLLGRGMITFSRAFHGLVFAIIAVKAFGFGPFAGVVTLVFTTVGFYSKLLADELEDIDQGQIDAIRATGGSRMDVILYGFLPQVLPRMVGLAIYRWDINIRSASIIGIVGAGGLGQVLLTSFERFDYGFSMAIIISIIAIVMAGEIISSTVRRRIQ